From a region of the Streptomyces sp. NBC_00193 genome:
- a CDS encoding SGNH/GDSL hydrolase family protein, with protein sequence MNRRSAVFAGVAGVAGLAVGVPLLSGASDQASDHQPSDAPGSVQPSPKASDARPPRTLRVMPLGASTTAGVGSSAFGGYRLPLGRLVAGQSRYAIDFVGSQARGPMADNEHEGHSGYTVDRIRAGVDRWIAAADPDVVLLHIGLNNLNRGGDPGQAADEAEDLVDRIFTLRPGIVVVMQGLVPSTPGSKDLDIAEPIAAYNRRLKKIEAREQGSGRHFRFVKAPWLTPAGRADASMPAELADGLHPNDRGYEKVADAFFDALEQAHSDGWFDGGRSG encoded by the coding sequence ATGAACCGCCGCTCGGCCGTGTTCGCAGGCGTCGCAGGGGTCGCCGGTCTCGCCGTCGGGGTCCCGCTGCTCTCGGGGGCCTCCGACCAGGCCTCCGACCACCAGCCCTCCGACGCCCCCGGCTCCGTACAGCCGTCCCCGAAGGCCTCCGACGCCCGCCCGCCCCGCACCCTGCGCGTCATGCCCCTCGGCGCCTCGACGACCGCCGGGGTGGGGAGCTCCGCGTTCGGCGGCTACCGGCTGCCGCTGGGGCGCCTGGTCGCGGGCCAGTCGAGGTACGCCATCGATTTCGTGGGCTCCCAGGCCCGGGGTCCCATGGCCGACAACGAGCACGAAGGGCATTCCGGGTACACCGTCGACCGGATCCGTGCCGGGGTCGACCGGTGGATCGCGGCCGCCGATCCCGACGTGGTCCTGCTGCACATCGGGCTGAACAACCTGAACCGGGGAGGCGACCCCGGCCAGGCCGCCGACGAGGCCGAGGACCTGGTCGACCGGATCTTCACCCTGCGCCCGGGGATCGTCGTCGTCATGCAGGGCCTGGTCCCCTCGACCCCCGGATCGAAGGACCTGGACATCGCCGAGCCCATCGCGGCGTACAACCGGCGCCTCAAGAAGATCGAGGCACGGGAACAGGGGTCCGGCAGGCACTTCCGCTTCGTCAAGGCCCCCTGGCTGACGCCCGCGGGCCGGGCGGACGCGTCCATGCCGGCCGAGCTCGCCGACGGCCTGCACCCGAACGACAGAGGGTACGAGAAGGTGGCGGACGCCTTCTTCGATGCGCTGGAGCAGGCCCACTCGGACGGCTGGTTCGACGGAGGCCGGTCCGGCTGA
- a CDS encoding LCP family protein yields the protein MLVLGSGALGHAVMTGLDTGIQRVDPFKDMKNRPQAGHGVNFLLVGTDGRDKITAEEKREYRLGGAPCHCTDTVMLVHLSADRSRASVVSLPRDSFVELPAHVDGSSGKPHGAHPVKLNAAYAEGGPQLTVRTVENMTRVKIDHYLEVDFTSFMKTVDAMGGVEICTAKTMHDPNTGLDLLPGTHRLSGGQALQYVRSRHVDGASDLGRMQRQQRFIAALIKQATGGGVLLNPVKFKQVSSTLLSSVRADRGFGSEQMLALGQAMRDFTPSSSEFASVPVGNPSFPVKGIGSTVKWDEGKAAKLFQALREDRPMAPPQAPAPGKPVRRQPAVPVDVPPGQVRIQVENGTRIDGLGTRVDSALRATGFDTTRAPGNGASRDVKRTVITYDPRWDRSARTVSTALPGSEMRAVRGQGRTVVVIAGADYRKVVPVRAEDPYQGEFGVVTGDQVVCGGS from the coding sequence GTGCTCGTCCTGGGCTCGGGGGCCCTCGGGCACGCCGTGATGACCGGGCTGGACACCGGGATCCAGCGCGTGGACCCCTTCAAGGACATGAAGAACCGCCCGCAGGCCGGGCACGGGGTCAACTTCCTGCTCGTCGGCACCGACGGCCGCGACAAGATCACCGCCGAGGAGAAGCGCGAGTACCGCCTGGGCGGCGCGCCCTGCCACTGCACCGACACCGTGATGCTGGTCCACCTCTCGGCGGACAGGTCGCGGGCCAGCGTGGTCAGCCTGCCCCGGGACAGCTTCGTGGAGCTGCCCGCGCACGTGGACGGCTCCAGCGGCAAACCGCACGGCGCCCACCCCGTGAAGCTCAACGCCGCCTACGCCGAGGGCGGGCCCCAGCTGACCGTGCGCACCGTCGAGAACATGACCCGCGTGAAGATCGACCACTACCTGGAGGTCGACTTCACCAGCTTCATGAAGACGGTCGACGCCATGGGCGGCGTGGAGATCTGCACCGCCAAGACCATGCACGACCCCAACACCGGACTCGACCTGCTCCCCGGCACCCACCGGCTCAGCGGCGGCCAGGCCCTGCAGTACGTGCGCTCGCGCCATGTCGACGGGGCCTCCGACCTGGGCCGGATGCAGCGCCAGCAGCGGTTCATCGCCGCCCTGATCAAGCAGGCCACGGGCGGCGGGGTCCTGCTCAACCCCGTCAAGTTCAAGCAGGTCAGCTCCACCCTGCTGAGCTCGGTCCGGGCCGACCGGGGCTTCGGCTCGGAGCAGATGCTGGCGCTCGGGCAGGCCATGCGCGATTTCACACCCTCCTCCTCGGAGTTCGCCTCCGTGCCCGTCGGCAACCCCTCGTTCCCGGTCAAGGGCATCGGCTCCACCGTGAAATGGGACGAGGGGAAGGCCGCGAAGCTCTTCCAGGCGCTGCGCGAGGACCGGCCGATGGCCCCGCCGCAGGCCCCCGCCCCCGGCAAGCCGGTGCGCCGGCAGCCGGCGGTGCCGGTGGACGTGCCCCCGGGCCAGGTACGGATCCAGGTGGAGAACGGCACCCGGATCGACGGGCTGGGCACCCGGGTGGACTCGGCGCTGCGCGCCACCGGCTTCGACACCACCCGGGCTCCGGGGAACGGCGCGAGCCGGGACGTCAAGCGCACGGTGATCACGTACGACCCGCGCTGGGACCGGTCGGCCCGTACGGTGTCCACCGCGCTGCCCGGCAGCGAGATGCGGGCCGTGCGGGGGCAGGGGCGGACCGTGGTGGTCATCGCGGGCGCCGACTACCGCAAGGTGGTGCCGGTGCGCGCGGAGGACCCGTACCAGGGCGAATTCGGTGTGGTCACCGGTGACCAGGTGGTCTGCGGCGGCTCCTGA